The window TGTGATGTATTACCGCAATTCCTTACATATGCCCCCCTTACTGACCTCAACCTACGGACGGTACCGCGAAGAACCAGAGAGAATTAAATACAGTAAAGGAGGCACCCGTAAAGCTGCATCACTCAACTGTTCCATTCTCTCGTACAAAATTCGCGGTTCTTCCGTAGAGAAACGGTCAGCAACGCTTCGCGTTGATTAATAATTTGGTATTAGGTTGATTTAATATTCTATATTTTGAAATATGGTTTAAATTATCCACAAAGTATAAAAATTATTTAACAGTAAGAAAAATAATCAATTTTATTATTTAAAGACTTTTGAATTAATTTTTTATAAATTTACTTTTCAAGAATGAAAGCAAATCACAATAAGGATTATTCCGTTGTGAAAACATTTAAGGCGGGGTAACTCGCCTTTTTTAATTTTGAAAAATTTAACTTTCTAATATAGATAATCTTTTTATATCTTTGAAGCGATCCAAAAAAAACCACGGACAGGTGGTAATTTCTGGTTGCGGCTGTAGTTTAATGGATAGAACAGATGCCTACTAAGCTCCAAAAGATGGGTTCGAATCCCTCCGGCCGCACAATACAAATATAAATAAATTTAATAAGGTGGTTGAATTTGATTTTAATATTTCGATTATCAATGTATTATGCATGCATTTTTAAGAGTCTATATTAGTTGCGATTTGCTTCATTCTTTGTAATTTGCATTCTTCCATCTTATTAAATTTTACCTAAATCAATACTCCATGAAAAAAATCCTTGGTCTTGACATTGGCACCAATTCTGTTGGCTGGGCACTGGTACATGAACCGGAGTTACCCGATGAGAGTTATTCTATTGCTGGTATCGGCGTCCGTATCATTCCACTTTCGTCTGATGAAAACGACGAGTTTACCAAAGGCAACGCCATGTCTAAAAATGCGGATCGTACTTTAAGGCGAGGAGCCAGGCGTAATTTGCAACGCTATAAATTGCGCAGACGGCAGCTTGGCATTCTGTTAGAAGCATTAAATATGATGCCGGATAAAAAGCTGTTTCTTTTAAGTGCGCTTGATCTTTATGGCTTAAGAGCAAAAGGAGTAACAGAACAATTAGCATTGCAAGAGATTGGGCGTATATTTTTTCATCTTAACCAAAAGCGAGGGTACAAAAGCAATCGTAAGGCCAATAACGATGAAGAGCAAACAGCTGTTACGGCAGCCGAAGAAACGGAAGCCTCGAATGCGAAACCCAAAAAGAAAGGCTATCTTGATCTGATCAACGATCGTGAACAGGCCTTAAAAGATGAAGGTATCACTATAGGCCAACATTTTTATACACAATTATTGATCGATGATAAAATCCGCATCAAAGAAAATATTTACCTGCGCAGCACTTACCTTGATGAATTTGACCGGATTTGGAACAAACAGCAGGCGTATTATCCTGAAGTATTAACAGAAGATAATAAGCAAAAGATCAGGAATGAAACAATTTATTACCAACGTCCGCTCCGTTCACAAAAGGGTTTAGTTAGCAATTGCCTGTTTGAAAAGCACCATAAGGCAACACCTAAAAGTTCGCCACTTTTTCAAGTAGCCAAAATATGGCAGGAACTCAACAACATAGAACTCACCAGTTTTAAGGCCATGAAGGGGCAGGAGCAAGGCTTTGATAAACAAGGTAAACGCCCTTTAACGATAGAGGAAAAGCAAAGCTTATTTAATTTGCTAACAGTTAAAGGTAAGTTAACTACAAAAGATTGTTTGAAGGAACTCGGCTACAAATCTGGGTATGATGAATACAAACTAAATATCCGCAATGAAAAGGAATTGGAGGGGAACCGTACTTATGCGGCTATAAGAAAAGTATTCGACCACTTTAAGATAAACCATGAAGAATTATTGCAGTTTAACCTTACATCTGATCAAAAAGTAAACAAGCAAACCGGAGAGGTATACGGTCAATTGCAAATTGGTGCCGGCTTTGAAAGAGAACCGCTATTTCAACTATGGCATTTGCTATATTCTGTTGAGGAGATAGATACACTTATTGCCAAATTACAAAGCCGTTACGGCTTTTCGCCCGAAGCAGCGAAAGCATTGGCTAAAATAGATTTTGCGAAACAAGGTTATGGTAATTTAAGTGCAAAGGCATTCAGAAACATCGTGCCTTATTTACAAAAAGGTTTGAATTATGCTGAGGCCTGTAAAACAGCGGGTTATAATCATTCTAATTCTCAAACAACGGCTCAAAATGAAGCACGTGACCTTATTGATAAATTAGAACTTTACCCTAAAAATAGTTTGCGTCAACCGGTAGTAGAAAAGATCATTAACCAGGTAATAAACCTTGTCAATGAAATTATTGATGAAAATAATGGATATGTAACCAACCAGGAACGTTATAAGGGTGCATTTGAAATAAGGGTAGAACTTGCCCGAGAGTTACGTCAAAATGCAGAGGAGCGGAATAAGGCATACTCGCGAAATAGCAAACAAGATAAACGCCATAAAGAAATAGAAGCCATAATTAAACAACTTTTACCCTTTAGAAGAGTTTCGCGAAACGATATTGAACGATATAAATTATGGGAAGAATTTGGTAAAGTATCACCTTATGAGCCTCAAAAAGCAATATCATTAGGAGAACTTTTCAGTGGTGAATATGATATTGAACACATTATTCCTAAATCGCGTTTGTTTGATGATTCTTTTAGTAATAAAACCATCTGTCCCAAAAGGTTAAACTCAGGAAGTTTTGGAAGCAAAAATCAAATGACAGCACATGATTTTATGAAGTCACAAGGCGATCATACCTATAATGCGTATCTGGAATTTATTAAAATTCACCTTTATAAAAAGGATGGAATATCCAAAGCGAAATTTAATAAACTAATGATGTCGCTTGATAAGATACCAGAAGATTTCATCAATAGGCAGTTACAAGAAACCCGGTTTATTACTAAAGAAGTAAGAAATCTTTTAACGCAGATATGTAGGAATGTACATGCAACCAGTGGTCCCGTTACTTCAGAGATTAGACATTTATGGGGTTGGGACGATGTGATAATGGATTTGCAGATAGATAGATATAAGACAGTTAATCAAACTGAATTGATAGAATATGTAACTAACGGACAAACGCATAAAAAAGAAAAAATTATTGGATGGAGTAAAAGAGAAGACCATCGACATCATGCTATAGACGCTTTAACGGTTGCCTGTACTAAGCAAGGCTTTATAAATAGGATTAACAAAGTAAATGCCCAGGAAAATAGGGATGAGATGTTTAACGAGGTCAAGGGTACAAGATTTAATGACAGGTTATCTTTACTTCAAAAGTATTTAATCTTACAACGACCATTTGAAACAGCAAAAGTTCTGACTGCGATAGATAACATTCTTGTTTCTTTTAAATCCGGCAAAAAGGTTACCAGTAATAGCAATAATTTGATTAAGCAAGGATCATCTACGCATAAAACAATTGAAGTTATTCCCCGCGGCTTTTTGCATAAAGAAACAGTGTATGGCCGCATAAAAAGATTTAAAGAAATTTCCTTATCGCCCAGGTTTAATAATTTAAAAGAAGTAGCAAGGCGAGAAATAAGAGCCCAGATAACAGAATACCTACGGCAGTTTGATAATGATATAAAACAAGCTTTCAATAATAAAAACCTGTCCCTGTTTAAAGAAAGGACTGGGTATGATAAGGTTGTGATTTACTATTATGAGCACGTGGTTAGATATAAACTGGATACTAATTTTAAAGTGGCTGATGTTGAATCTATTGTTGACGAAGGCGTAAAAGCAATTGTTAAAGCCCATTTGGCGAAGTATGGAAATAACCCGAAGGAGGCATTTAAAAACGAGAATACCATTTGGCTCAACCAAGAAAAGGGAATAGCCGCGAGATCAGTAAGGTGTTTTACCGGCTACACAGATCTACAACCTTTGCATAAAAATGAGTATGGTGAGCCCATCGACTTTGTTATAACACGGAATAATCACCACATAGCCATCTATCGGGATAAGGATGGTAAAATGCAGGAAAACACTGTGTCATTTTGGGATGCGGTGAAGAGGAAACAGGCAAAGCTGCCTGTAATTATCAAAGAACCGGGAATGGTATGGGATGAGGTGATAAATTCAGGTTTCGATGACCAGGAACTTTTACAGGGATTACCACAGCCTGATTGGGTTTACTTAACTTCTTTGCAGCAAAATGAAATGTTCGTGTTTGGGTTAGCCGATAAAGAATTACAATCGGCCATTAGCGTTAAAAATTATGCATTGATCAGTAAGCATTTGTACCGGGTACAAAAAATGTCGAAGAGATCGTCTGGCGCGATAGATCTGTGGTTCAGACATCACCTCGAAACAAAATTAGACGACAGTTTAGCAGCCAAAGAGTTGAATAAATTTCTTAATATTCAAAGCTTAGGAGGGGTAAACGGGATGAAAGTGAAGGTTGATAACATTGGCCGCATTGTAAAGGTATAACCTAAGTTAATCTTATAAAAGGGTTTTGTATTAAAATTAATGTTGATCGTTTAGGCAACATCCAACCAGCATAATAATCACCAAACAATAAAGCCGGTCGCCCGGCTTTATTCCGATTAGGGACACCCCGATCCGAAATTATTTCTAAAGATACAAATAAGTCGTGTCTTTTTAATAATGCTGCCAATAGCGCTGCTGAAGTGCCGGGATGGGGCGTAAAAAGGTAGCACCTGCGGAGCAAAAAACTTGTTTGGCATTTCGCTACAAATGGGTAGCCTCTGCCGAGGCATAGCACCACCGTATGTGGCGGCAGAGGCGTGTAGGCTTGCCTGCACTATTAAAGCTTATCTTGATACTCGCTACCTGATACCAGCAAGCAACGCCATATACAGTTCGCGATTGCCGGGCTCTGCTCATAATGACGTGTTTGTAAGTTTCTGATTGTCAATGACGAAAGTTTAGGACAAGATATATTCCCGCGGCTGATCTTGATGCTTGATACTTGCGACTTGATACTTTTTCATGCAGCTGTCTTGCTACTCGATACTAAAAGAGACGCCCATCAGCTATTCCCATGACGCCGGTCATTTTCCTCGGAGATGGACTTACCTAAATTGCCGAAATTAAAAACCGGGAAAAATCATGAATGGGATTATTGTATACCAGGGTAAATACGGCGCAACTGAGCAGTATGCGCAATGGCTGGCTGATGAGCTGCACATGCCATTTTTAAAGGCGGACGAGGCTACACCAACTATACTTGCGGGTTATGATCTGGTGATTTTGGGCAGTTCGGTTTATGTTGGTAAACTGACTATTGGAAAATGGCTGAAACGGAATAGTAGCATTTTGGCCAACAAAAAGATATTCTTATTTATTGTGTGCGGTACAACGGCAGGTGATAAGGCAGAGCAACGGCTGCTGCTGCGTACAAACCTGGAGCCAGGGGTTTTGAAAACGACGGGAGTATTTTTTTTGCCGGGGCGTTGTGTTGTTTCCAAACTATCGTGGATAGATCGCTTTGTTTTAAAACTGGGGGCCATGCTGCAAAAAGATCCCCAAAAGAAAGCGGTTATGAACCATGGGTTCGACCATATGAATAAGAAAAATTTGCGGAGCCTGGTTTCGGCGGTAGGCCAGGAATGTGAAGTGGAAGCGGTGATGGGCTCAAAGGCAACAAGGAGGCACTGAAATGTTGGGTAAACTGAACGAAATGCAGATGGAAGAACTGCTTAAAAAACAGGTTACCGGGCGCATAGCCTGTACCGATGCCGGTGTACCCTACATTGTGCCCGTAAATTATGTTTACGACGGAAAACAGGTGATTGGCCACAGTACCATGGGGAAAAAGATAGAGATGATGCGAAAGAACCCACGCGTATGTTTCGCTGTCGACGACATTAAAACCATTTTTAACTGGCAAAGCGTGATTGCCTGGGGACGGTTTGAAGAGATTACGGATATTGCAGAAAAGGAGCAGGCCATGATGGCTATTACCCACCGTTTGATGCCCTTTGCCGAAAAACCGGCCAATCACCCGTCGCACGGTTTATCAGAGCGGGAAGATGACATCGGCACCAAACTCGACCTCATCCTATATAAAATAGTGCTGGTTAATAAAACAGGCCGGTTTGAACGGAATTGACGCGGAGTTTAGGGGGCATGGCGACATTGTGCCGCCGATGACGTGTTCGGTTCAAATAAAAATCGGTTTTGAACGCCGGCGAAGACTCACCCGGTCGAGGCTGCGCCCGAGCACCCTCTCTTCACCTGCGGTGGAAAGGGGGTCTTGAACGCTTAATATCAATGTTTTATAAAAGATAAATAATGGATTTCCAAGTCCCTCTTTCCGGCGAAGCCGAAGAGAGGGTGGCGGGCGCAGCCTCGACCGGGTGAGTCTTCGCCGCCATGCGATATGCGTCATTCCTCCTCCGGAATTTCGGGAAATTTTACCACTCAGGATAACAGCTTTTTATTTTTGAATGCCATTTTCCCTTCAGAATCCTCGAATTTTAACAATTGGCATAGTTTTAAAGCCATACATACCTTCACAGCTATCTTGATACTTACTACTTGATACTCTCTTCAATTTCTATCCATACCGGGCAATGGTCGCTGGTTTTTTCCCAGCCGCGTACGTTGCGGTCTACGCCAGCGGATTGGAGGCGGTCGGCTACGTGAGGGCTTAATAGGAAATGGTCGATACGGAGTCCGGCGTTGCGGCCGTAGGCGTTACGGAAATAATCGAAAAAGGTATAGATCACCTCGGTGGGGTATAGCTTGCGGATAGCGTCCGTCCAGCCCTGATCGACCAGGTTTTTGAAGGCCAGGCGTACCTCGGGTCGAAATAAGGCGTCGTCCAGCCAGCGCTCGGGCTTGTAAACGTCAAGTTCGGTGGGCATTACGTTGTAGTCGCCGGTAATTATAGTGGGTATGCCATGCGCCAGCAGGCCCGAGGCGTGGCTGGTAAGGCGCTCAAACCAGCGCAGCTTATAATCCAGTTTGGGTCCGGGAGCGGGGTTGCCGTTAGGCAGGTACAGGCAACCGATGACGATGCCATTTATAAATGCTTCAATGTAGCGGCTGTGCTCGTCGTCCGGGTCGCCGGGCAGGCCTTTGCGCAGTTCTTTAATCTCGTAGTTGCTGCGGGCCAGGATGGCTACGCCGTTCCAGCTTTTTTGGCCATGCCATATAGCGTTGTAGCCGGCACCGGTAATGGCCTCCAACGGGAATTTATCCTGGGGGGCTTTTAGCTCCTGCAGGCAAACCACATCGGGGGCGGTTTCGGCAAGCCAGCGCAGTAGCACCGGCAGGCGGCCGTTTACACCGTTAACATTATAGGTAGCAATTTTCATGTATTTAAAAATTGAATATTTGTGTAAAAAAGTTAACGAAAATTAGGCCATAATTATTAAAAAGCTGCAACTATTTGCATAAAAAGTGCAACTATGAAAATAATCCATGCGTAATCTCTTCCACTTCCGAATCGCCGTAGAAAAATATGGTTAAACCGCGCGCGCCATCGGTGATGGTCAGGATGTTTTCGCGTTTGATATTGTTTTCGTTGATATAAAGTGCCAGCCGGGCCGGGGTGCTGAATGAGTCGGTTTTTACGATGATCATGGTGAGGTGTTTTTACTAAGACAGAAAAGCGACAGATTTTGTTACAAGCGGAAGGTTTGAAAGACAAGAATGCCCCACGTGTAAGGTAGAAGTATTGTTAAGTAAATAAGGCTTTGATTATTAGTAGTTTGTGATGCTTGGAAAATATCCGAACACTTAAGTTTCTTATAATCAACTATTTGTATCATCGCCCCCGAACACCCGAACACTCCACAAAAAACCGAACACCCGTACGCACAAAAAAGCCCGCCGTTTTAAGCGGCGGGCCTGTGATAGGTATATGTAGGGTGCTACTTTATTGTGGGCGGGCAAAGCTGCATAAAGGTTACTATGCTGCTGGCCTCGTATGATTGTATGTCGCCGGTGGGGCAGGCTACCGCGTAGTTACGGTAGGTGAGGTTGCGGGTAGCGTCGCGGTTTTGCCAGCCTGTATTTACATTGGTTTGAATCCAGCTTAAATACTGGGTTTGGCCGGCCTCGGTTATCAGCTGCATTACGTACTGGGCAAATATGGCTTTAAGCACGCCCTGCTCGTTAAAGTCGCCTTCGGCGGGTAGTATGCCGTTGGTACACAGGTTGTTTTTTACGTAGTCGGTATACAGCCTGGCGTCGTCCAGGTAGGCGGCATCATTGCTTTGCTTGTATAATGCGAGTGCGGCGCCTATGGCTGTCCCCGAGTTGTAGGTATAATCCTGGCCGCCGGCGGGGTTGTTACCAATTTTGTTATCGTTTACCTTACCTGATGCATCAACAAGGTTGGTTTTGCTCCAGGTGTATATGGATTTGGCTTTAGCAAGGTAACCGGCGTCGCCGGTAATGGTATACAGGCGCATAGCCGCAATTACTGTAGGGAAATTGATACAAGAGTTTTTACCGCTGTGCTTAAAATCCCAAAACATACCGCCATCCACAGAATCATAAGAACCCGCCCAAACATGGTCAAAACCCTCTTTGGCTTTTTGCAGGCAGGTGGCGTTGCCGGTAATTTGGTTAGCACGTGCCAGGGCCATTACCCACCACATCATATCGTCGTAAATAAACCATACGGTTTGGTTGCTCCAGTTATAGCCATCGTAATGGTTGTAGTTGCCCTGGTAAATATCGCCAATCATGGTTAGCTGGCTTGACGCTTTGGTACGCTGGTAAACATTCATAGCCATATCCCAATAAATGGCCTGTGTCCATATAGCGGCCACGCCGTCCTTTTTGGTGGTGCTGTAATACAGCTTGTTAGCTGAATCATAAAAGGCACTGTTGAACGCATTATAGGCCAGGTCAGCATCACCTGCGGTAAAGTCCTGGTCAACAGGTTTTACTACGGCTGTTTTGGCGGGTGCGGAATCTTTACCCTTGCTGCAGCTAACAAAGCCGGTGAAAATACTTAATGCTAAAAAACAGGTTAACTTTTTCATAGTGATGTTTTAAATGGAATTTTGCCCCAAGGCCGGTTAGGGACCTGGTTTAAAAGCAGCAACGGGTGTTCCGCTGCTGCTATAGTTATGCGGCCTGTATTACCAGCCCGGGTTTTGTACTAATTTTTTATCTGTATCCACATCCTGCTGCGGAATAGGGAAAAAGTAATGCCGTTTGCTAAAAACACGGGTTTCAAACGCAACTACCTTCAAAAAGTCGGGCAGGTCGGCATTGATATTGAGGCCGTAAATTGGCCCGTTGTCGGTTTGCTCGGCAATTTTCCAGCGGCGCACGTCAAAAAAACGCACGTTTTCAAAGGCCAGCTCAACGCGGCGCTCTTTGCGTATAGCGGTACGCATAGCCGATTGATCGGCAGGTATAGGCAAATCGGCCGAGCCGTAAACCGGTACGCCGGCCCTGTCGCGGATGAGATTCAGGTATTTAAGAATATCAGGATCGCCGGGGGCTGCCTCGTTCAAGGCCTCTACATAATCCATATAAATATTGGCTAAGCGTAGCAGCATGAGTGTGCGGCCACCCACATTCCAGTTACCTAACCCCTGCATTTTACGCACAATATAACCGGTTGGCGAGTAATCGTTACCGCCGGTTGCTT is drawn from Mucilaginibacter ginsenosidivorax and contains these coding sequences:
- the cas9 gene encoding type II CRISPR RNA-guided endonuclease Cas9 (Cas9, originally named Csn1, is the large, multifunctional signature protein of type II CRISPR/Cas systems. It is well known even to general audiences because its RNA-guided endonuclease activity has made it a popular tool for custom editing of eukaryotic genomes.), yielding MKKILGLDIGTNSVGWALVHEPELPDESYSIAGIGVRIIPLSSDENDEFTKGNAMSKNADRTLRRGARRNLQRYKLRRRQLGILLEALNMMPDKKLFLLSALDLYGLRAKGVTEQLALQEIGRIFFHLNQKRGYKSNRKANNDEEQTAVTAAEETEASNAKPKKKGYLDLINDREQALKDEGITIGQHFYTQLLIDDKIRIKENIYLRSTYLDEFDRIWNKQQAYYPEVLTEDNKQKIRNETIYYQRPLRSQKGLVSNCLFEKHHKATPKSSPLFQVAKIWQELNNIELTSFKAMKGQEQGFDKQGKRPLTIEEKQSLFNLLTVKGKLTTKDCLKELGYKSGYDEYKLNIRNEKELEGNRTYAAIRKVFDHFKINHEELLQFNLTSDQKVNKQTGEVYGQLQIGAGFEREPLFQLWHLLYSVEEIDTLIAKLQSRYGFSPEAAKALAKIDFAKQGYGNLSAKAFRNIVPYLQKGLNYAEACKTAGYNHSNSQTTAQNEARDLIDKLELYPKNSLRQPVVEKIINQVINLVNEIIDENNGYVTNQERYKGAFEIRVELARELRQNAEERNKAYSRNSKQDKRHKEIEAIIKQLLPFRRVSRNDIERYKLWEEFGKVSPYEPQKAISLGELFSGEYDIEHIIPKSRLFDDSFSNKTICPKRLNSGSFGSKNQMTAHDFMKSQGDHTYNAYLEFIKIHLYKKDGISKAKFNKLMMSLDKIPEDFINRQLQETRFITKEVRNLLTQICRNVHATSGPVTSEIRHLWGWDDVIMDLQIDRYKTVNQTELIEYVTNGQTHKKEKIIGWSKREDHRHHAIDALTVACTKQGFINRINKVNAQENRDEMFNEVKGTRFNDRLSLLQKYLILQRPFETAKVLTAIDNILVSFKSGKKVTSNSNNLIKQGSSTHKTIEVIPRGFLHKETVYGRIKRFKEISLSPRFNNLKEVARREIRAQITEYLRQFDNDIKQAFNNKNLSLFKERTGYDKVVIYYYEHVVRYKLDTNFKVADVESIVDEGVKAIVKAHLAKYGNNPKEAFKNENTIWLNQEKGIAARSVRCFTGYTDLQPLHKNEYGEPIDFVITRNNHHIAIYRDKDGKMQENTVSFWDAVKRKQAKLPVIIKEPGMVWDEVINSGFDDQELLQGLPQPDWVYLTSLQQNEMFVFGLADKELQSAISVKNYALISKHLYRVQKMSKRSSGAIDLWFRHHLETKLDDSLAAKELNKFLNIQSLGGVNGMKVKVDNIGRIVKV
- a CDS encoding flavodoxin domain-containing protein → MNGIIVYQGKYGATEQYAQWLADELHMPFLKADEATPTILAGYDLVILGSSVYVGKLTIGKWLKRNSSILANKKIFLFIVCGTTAGDKAEQRLLLRTNLEPGVLKTTGVFFLPGRCVVSKLSWIDRFVLKLGAMLQKDPQKKAVMNHGFDHMNKKNLRSLVSAVGQECEVEAVMGSKATRRH
- a CDS encoding pyridoxamine 5'-phosphate oxidase family protein, whose product is MLGKLNEMQMEELLKKQVTGRIACTDAGVPYIVPVNYVYDGKQVIGHSTMGKKIEMMRKNPRVCFAVDDIKTIFNWQSVIAWGRFEEITDIAEKEQAMMAITHRLMPFAEKPANHPSHGLSEREDDIGTKLDLILYKIVLVNKTGRFERN
- the xth gene encoding exodeoxyribonuclease III: MKIATYNVNGVNGRLPVLLRWLAETAPDVVCLQELKAPQDKFPLEAITGAGYNAIWHGQKSWNGVAILARSNYEIKELRKGLPGDPDDEHSRYIEAFINGIVIGCLYLPNGNPAPGPKLDYKLRWFERLTSHASGLLAHGIPTIITGDYNVMPTELDVYKPERWLDDALFRPEVRLAFKNLVDQGWTDAIRKLYPTEVIYTFFDYFRNAYGRNAGLRIDHFLLSPHVADRLQSAGVDRNVRGWEKTSDHCPVWIEIEESIK
- a CDS encoding glycoside hydrolase family 76 protein — encoded protein: MKKLTCFLALSIFTGFVSCSKGKDSAPAKTAVVKPVDQDFTAGDADLAYNAFNSAFYDSANKLYYSTTKKDGVAAIWTQAIYWDMAMNVYQRTKASSQLTMIGDIYQGNYNHYDGYNWSNQTVWFIYDDMMWWVMALARANQITGNATCLQKAKEGFDHVWAGSYDSVDGGMFWDFKHSGKNSCINFPTVIAAMRLYTITGDAGYLAKAKSIYTWSKTNLVDASGKVNDNKIGNNPAGGQDYTYNSGTAIGAALALYKQSNDAAYLDDARLYTDYVKNNLCTNGILPAEGDFNEQGVLKAIFAQYVMQLITEAGQTQYLSWIQTNVNTGWQNRDATRNLTYRNYAVACPTGDIQSYEASSIVTFMQLCPPTIK